AAGAGACCAGCATCTCCGTATTGAAGAGAACATTGAAGGGATTACCTTTTGGTATTGGACAATAATCGTTCTGATTGTATCCAGGCAAAAATATGACGTACCAGTAAGCAAATGACATGTCGAAGTTTCTTGTATtgtttgaaaatgtttttatcgatttctcaTCCGTAAGAAATACCACGAAAAGTGGTCGTACTATTCGATTCTCGTAATAGGACGTGTCtcgaatattcgatatttctatACCAATTGACATAAACCCATCACGAGATAGTTCGCAAATCCAACGATGAATTACACGCGAAAATCCTATGtctaaaatgtaaaataatattaataaaaaaatcatttatttacaattaatattttattgtaatcgATGAATTACAATGGTGCACAGACTAAGGTGCATATACGATAATTGTGTACGAGTtgtatcatttcttttaaatttcatcTTATTCATTCTTTGTAAGATAATTCAATTCATCTTttgtgaaataatttaatgatctTTCACAAAcgtcaaaataataatttactaaaATCTTTATGAGATTAATTACTCGTAAGATATCGACAACGTATGACACACCTCGTACATTTTTTTGatggaataatttttaatttaagataCTTTTAAGAAGATTTTCGTTAAgtgctttttttcttattatagaTAAATTCGATTCATAATACTTACCTTGTGACGTTTGTGCATACAGGAAAAAAATACTGTAGGTTTtgtaaaatttcgaaatatcgattatgtgagataaataattaatcttgtGATCGAGGCTGTCTCCTGTCCTTAGAATATCAAATACGAGCAGGATAATAAGAAGATTTTTTAACGATgacatttgttttttcttataattacgtataatGGAAAACGAAGTTTTGCGATTTTCACGAATTTGTTTGATCGATGATACGATATTTAATCGTTAGTTAATCCCCATGAGAATATATCCAATTGATAAAAACAATCGTAAATATTCTGTAGAATTCGACGAAAGAGTTTGTATTGATGAAATATATTCAGAAACGTGTTCACGAATATGCAAGAACGAACAACGAACGACTAAGTTTCGAACGACGAGTGTAAGTAATTCTACCTTCAATACAATATAGTATCCAGCACACAGACTCGGATGCActcaaataaaattcgattagatctttcaacatttttcaacGTACTGTGCTATCGTTTAATGCTTAtacatttatcaaaaaaaaaaaaaaggaaaaaagagaagaagtatagaaaaaatgaaaatctcatcgataataattaggagtcaatcgaataaaatggaaataaaagttGAAAGTAAGATTATCGAAGGGGGAtcatgaaaagaaacaaaatatatatatataatgaaaaaaggaaaacgagcgAAAAgtcagttctttttttctaatgacATCCATCCCTATTACAACGTCAATCATAGAGAAAATGCGGTTCAATTTACAAATTGCATGCGCAAGCGTACTAATATTCCATTAGATGATTgcgagagataaaagaatatagcTCTTTCCCTTTTACGAGGGAATTTTGAAAGTAGATGTATTTAATGTATTTCACATTACATTTATACCTATATACCGGATGAACCAATAACTATTGTCACGTatgtgatataatttatatcagtGCTTGTATTTCTCtgagaaagaattatttctaataaaaaacacGTATTACAAATGacaactatatatgtatatatacttttttttaattttttaatttgtcattaaaattatataaatttataaaaaatgacatAATAATCTAGTTTATCCGACAATAGTTATTGACTCACCCAGTATATGAAGAATTTTTTACCCTTGATATTCTAACGACATACATTCGTGTCACTTtagattttctctttgaaaagattataaatatttagattaaaaaatcgtTGCGAAGTAAcatatttctctcattttcctATCAACTTTAATCATAAGCATTAGGTGAATGTCATCTGTGCTGTAAGTACGAGTATAAATCGATGATGAAAACACTCGATTGATTATTACCCGTATTaagtaaaatgttatttaataaattttttttaaggctttacatttttcttcgaacgttTTAAAACGATGggaagaaagtaaatattgAAGTGGCCAATAAATGAAACGTcagaataattaatagtttatatgataaataaataaaattaagaattttttatcgaaaactgtattaatattttacatctAAGTGAATAACGctatagaattttatataaatataaaattataaaaattgtaaataaataaaaaatataaattttatatcttaaactttcgatttaaaaacaatttctatatccgaataaataatactatggagtgttatttttctttttttatatcggaaAATTGTGACATTACTTATCGGCCACGTTAATGTTTAAAcagaaaattatctttctaCGTGatcatgaaataaaattctcttttcgataattcaatcgattcgattttcttaGATCATTATCGATCCTTTTCATAGAACGAATGTgtcttctttcgtaaaaagaaatatgtatcttTTGAAACAGTAActctataattaatatacaaatactTATCGCAAAACCAATCTTCAGAAGACCAAAAACAGGATAAACAGATTGAAAGGAAACGCTCTCGTACGTTGACCCTTCGTATTTCATTATCTTcatgtttttaattttgagaCGATTAATGACACCATTGTATAAAAGCTGATTCAtactgttaaataaaaaacacacataaacaaaaatacataaataataaataaataaataaataaataaaaaacaatgcaataaaaatacaagatGAATGTAAATgtgttatataaaagtaaaatcttGGTGTATTGTACAACGATAAAAGTCgctaaaaattttattactcaCTAATGATTTATCAAGTCGATAAATGGACTATTTTTTGTCATTATCATCGCTAAAGTAATTATTTGTCCACTGTTTATACTGACCATGTTgcataaagaattattattctttattcgcAATGATAATTCCATTTCGACGCTTGTCAAAAACGTGACTCTTTGTTCGTTGCAAACCTAGAATGAATTCGCAATTTCGTATAAGATCTTCATCAATCatcatgaaaaattttcaaaagaataaGTTTACGTTTCAATCAATCAAATTCTtacttagttttttttttatttttctttccttttttttgtacatagAAAATGAGATCTCAGCTTCAATTTaatagattaatattaatatcttatgGTAAATAACTTTATGGCCTTGTTATGGGATTTGAGATACACCTACCTGTAAAATTCCTTCCAAAAATGTGCTCggtaattctttttccttcttcataATTTTCATCATCTTTTTCGATAGTTGATCATTGCCGTACTATAAGCAAATATTTAACGTGAAAGTAATCTTGttaaagtattaattttttaattaattttttatcttttttatattgcaCTTACTGCAAACATATCGTAATCGGATCCACCTTTGTAAACAATGACCTGATAAGTACCGTCATTTACGAGTTCTTCGAGTGAATGGAAAGGTAAAATACGAAagttatttgttaaaaatgatatcaatGTTCCGGAATAAGCAGCGAACACGACAAAGGCGGAAAGGAAGGTCGAAAAGTACGCCAATCTTAACGAAAGTCGATAGGGaaattctaaaagaaaaaaaaaaatcaatttctaaCATCGAGTGAATCACGACTGTGAATTACGCTTTCGTCGATTAAAATTCGCACGAATTATTACTATCGTCGTGAAAAATTTGTCTGATGACAGGATTAAAAACGATTCTATTCTCCGATTTGATTATCAATCGTAGCAATAGCATGCtactaaaaaattaaaatgtctATATAATATGCACGGTTAACGACGATGCtctataattgatattttcaacaaatgtcgtgaataaaaagaaaaaagaaaaaggaaaagaattaaaaattccaCGCGTAAAAATTTACgcatttttttccattttaataaatatgaaaaaagaaaaaaaaagaaagaagaaaaaacaatctaAACGAGAGTCGTGATTCATGCTAATTGATTACTCGTCGTAGTGATCAACACAgcacaatttttatattttctaattgtcCAACAAGTATTACCAGCGAGACCCTGTTGACAAAAGATACCCCAAAATTCaagataattttctaaaatcatTGAAACGATCCGATGAGTTCCTCGTTCTGGATTGTCGACCATTTTCAAAATACTGACGAGTGACGGTgctatcgatattattacgataataaatatccaAACCTTCAAATCGAATACCTTGAAggatataaacaatttttatataattatgcgttcaattgtatatattatttttaacaattgtatttattttattatatttacgtactTACTTTAAAATAACCAGTCCATTTGGTGTCATAAAGTAATGGATCCTTTATATACAGATGCATGGGACTAACTATGATCGGTAtgatataatcaattatatcGAGCCTGTTATTTGTCAAGGAGAATTctgaaatcgaaatatcggCCCGACCAGCCGCTATCTCGCCGACTGCACCAGtccaaattttgttttcttcgtcCCATCTGCCATACTCCTTCACGTATTTAACTGTATTCAAAGTAAAATTCGCTATTTTACTAAGCTCGGTTAATACATCCCCGAATAATCCACTCATGGTTCCATTTTTCTCTACTTCGATATACGGACTACCCTgtattcaatataaaaaagaaaaaattaaatatgtataaaaaaatatatacatattgtgaATCGTTATACGATGGcttaaattgtttaaaataaaaatgtaccaATCGCgaaattgtaaatttatctgaaataaataaaacgtcgtCATTCtcgtaaagaagaaataatatataattaattagaataaataattactccAATTGAATTTTCATGTTAGTCAGGACAAAAATGATCATCGTTTTTCTCACCTCGACAACAACAGTCTTGAGAACTAATCCGTGCatgttctttcttctataGTGCAACGATAAATTCGTTAATAAACTGAATGCACCCTCAGGTTTCAATATTGCCAAATCTAATGTCTCAGTTTGATTGTCCCTCAAAGAATACCATTCTCGGATGATATTGTCGTGAGGACACGTCACCAACATTTCGGTGTTGAATCGAACGTTGAACAAATTTCTTGACTTTTCGTGACAATAATTATGACGATAATTTCCAGGCAAAAATATAACGTACCAAGCGGGAAAAGACATATTGAATATACGAGAAGCCTTAGAAAATTCTTCCACCGATTGATCGTTGAacaagacgacgacgaacaaTGGCCTTGTGATTTTGTAACGATAGGAAGACATTTTCGACAGATCCGATATGTGTAATCCGATAAACGGAATACTTTCGCGTGAAAATAAACGCGCCCAGCTTTGTACAGTTGTACCGAATCTTAAATCTTTatacaaagatattaataaatcttagataataataaaaaaagggaaagaacgaggaagaaagaaaaataaaagaaaaaaagagaaaacaaaggttcgaatgaaaaaatgtgAATTATTTGATCGAACATTACCTTCAATGTACGCAGCAGTGTATAAGAGAAATACCGAAGATGTCTTATAAAAACGacatatatcgattatataagAAACATAACTTTCTGAGAGAAATCCATCCGACGAATGTGTTACGGAGTTGAGGAAACATACGACATACGATACGgcgaagaataaatatataaacgagaGAGCAAACAATTTTGACATCGTATACTTTGACCACATTAGACACTCTCCATACGATGtagtaaataaaatgtattagtAGTATGGATTAAATAGGTAGACTGGTAGAGAACCGTTGGTAAAGTTCATggattaaatggaaaaaaCACTAGTAATAAATGATTCTATCAAGAGTATTTCAAGTCGTTGTCGATACGTATAACTCTACGAGGAAATATCTGAATTCTCATAAATTTACATACACGTTGATATATAGTGATCTTTATCATGGGAAATTTGACACGCCGCAGCGATCAGAATCGACATTGTTctagatagaaaaatatgtttattggaaaagtagagagaaagcgaTTAAATTATATCGCACGATCGCGACGTCGTacataaaaaatgagaatggtaattttctttttcttccttttccgtctttttcctttcttttttttttttttgtacttctttttaccttttttctttttttttattccgacaacgaaatacgaaatatatagACATCATACTACgtgcaagaagaaaaaaattgacaatgttcgaacgaattaaaatgtttttttacgTACGTTCGATGAgcatgattaaaaagaaaaaaaagagagagtgatcgagaagaaaaataaaataaaagaaaagaaaaaagtgcaACACGTATGACACAAACGTAGAAGATAGAggagaaattttattcaaatacaAAATCGTGTTGAATAATCCAAAAGTTCAGATTATATCCATATAAATACGTTTTCCAACTAGAATACATTTCCGTATtccaatagaaaaataacgataaagatataaatattcttcgaCAATATATGTCAGAATTATGATTGATACCTCACACGTGAACGAGTTCTTTTTCGTATAACATTAAAATCTTTTGAACATAATAAAATCCAGACAATTTAATGAAGATGTACGTAAAACTAAacctcttttctatcttacgagtcaaaaaaatacttttctacgaataaaattaaagtacTGAATATTATACCAAttagaatgaagaaaataagggATATTACGTTGTTAATACCAATCGATTGTTGTTGAATCCTatcatagaattttttttcggatGATAAATCTTTCAGCCGATTATTCATACCACTGttgataaatttcaataagCTAGAAAGAATATTCCGATTAAacttaagaaaaatgaatagcAACGTTATTAACGTTATTGTCTACTCACTGAAAATTAATAACGTCGGTAAACGGATTGTCCTTAGATAAAATCATTGACGATCTGTCTACACGTCCCGTATCAACAGCAATAATTTTACATGGTATTTCGAGAAATACAGTATCCCTTAATATGTTGGTTGAGTATAGTGCCAGTTTAGGATTTTCACAAACCTGTAATTACAaaacgaatattaataataataaaaacaataatattaatagtagaaaatttatatttctaataaattgaTCGTACCTGTATGAATCCATCAAGTATATTTGTTGACAATTCATCATGGTTCAGCATCAACTTCATCATTTCCTTTTCAAGGGGATCATTCGAAttctgtaaataaatattcttagtCATAGGAGGCACGTTAATAGAACGCACTATACTTACTGCGAATAAATCATAATCAGCCCCATCGCGAAGAACGGAAAGTTTATAAGTACCGTCTTCAACAAAACTCTCTAATGAGTGAAAAGGTAAAATGTGAATACCGGCCGTCAAAAAGCTAATGAAAGATGCAGAATATGCTGCCGACAAGATGGTCgccaataaaattatagagaaGTATACTATTCTTAATGAAGATCTATTTGGAAAATCTAAATCAAACAAATACATTGTATAAATGTAAGAgcattaaaaaagagaagaacaattgaaacaaagatagaaaaatatcggaTAATACCTGCCAGTCCCTGTTGACAAAATATACCCCAAATGTTCAAAAAATTATCGGATAATAATTGTCCCATGctacgatcatttttattctgtattttaaaaaaaatcagtaAAATTGGTACG
This window of the Vespula vulgaris chromosome 6, iyVesVulg1.1, whole genome shotgun sequence genome carries:
- the LOC127064886 gene encoding glutamate receptor ionotropic, kainate glr-3-like, which codes for MSFPAWYVIFLPGNYRHNYCHEKSRNLFNVRFNTEMLVTCPHDNIIREWYSLRDNQTETLDLAILKPEGAFSLLTNLSLHYRRKNMHGLVLKTVVVEGSPYIEVEKNGTMSGLFGDVLTELSKIANFTLNTVKYVKEYGRWDEENKIWTGAVGEIAAGRADISISEFSLTNNRLDIIDYIIPIIVSPMHLYIKDPLLYDTKWTGYFKVFDLKVWIFIIVIISIAPSLVSILKMVDNPERGTHRIVSMILENYLEFWGIFCQQGLAEFPYRLSLRLAYFSTFLSAFVVFAAYSGTLISFLTNNFRILPFHSLEELVNDGTYQVIVYKGGSDYDMFAYGNDQLSKKMMKIMKKEKELPSTFLEGILQVCNEQRVTFLTSVEMELSLRIKNNNSLCNMVSINSGQIITLAMIMTKNSPFIDLINHYMNQLLYNGVINRLKIKNMKIMKYEGSTYESVSFQSVYPVFGLLKIGFAISICILIIELLFQKIHISFYERRHIRSMKRIDNDLRKSNRLNYRKENFIS
- the LOC127064453 gene encoding uncharacterized protein LOC127064453, whose translation is MGQLLSDNFLNIWGIFCQQGLADFPNRSSLRIVYFSIILLATILSAAYSASFISFLTAGIHILPFHSLESFVEDGTYKLSVLRDGADYDLFANSNDPLEKEMMKLMLNHDELSTNILDGFIQVCENPKLALYSTNILRDTVFLEIPCKIIAVDTGRVDRSSMILSKDNPFTDVINFHLLKFINSGMNNRLKDLSSEKKFYDRIQQQSIGINNVISLIFFILIGIIFSTLILFVEKYFFDS